A DNA window from Stigmatella aurantiaca contains the following coding sequences:
- a CDS encoding SMI1/KNR4 family protein: MHEWLEALQKSAKTTAPGAAAEELRRSETEFGIPLPGELGDLYSVLNGGTFEGEVVLFPLTAEGERPSVQEKTRKMLVGLPVAGVWRFGLKGPHRHLFAARKSAMIEQGDGGGPLPEWVQTLGDDDWLFGTWDEEQKDMRLYRALSQMLPVLVPPVEHEDFGDRTFARAIAAVEGALSELTSEEAEGEEDAAAEEDVQDLRYEYEEGQAPELQQPAVMAAERRVKSIKRPPTRKAVVKSEPPAKQTGEGLETPAVIAAERRVKHLTEQAASEAEEEAPRKKAAARTAARKSTEQAPAAGKAPAAAQKSVAKKAPAKKVAQQSAAKKAPAKKVAQKSVAKKAPAKKAAPGKGAAKKAPAKKALAKKAAAKKAPAKKAAAKKAPAQKSASKKSAVQKASAKKGAAKKAPAKKASAKKAPAKKAGARRG; this comes from the coding sequence ATGCACGAGTGGTTGGAGGCACTGCAGAAGTCGGCGAAGACGACAGCTCCGGGGGCGGCCGCGGAGGAGTTGCGGAGGAGCGAGACGGAGTTCGGCATTCCCCTGCCCGGGGAGCTGGGAGACCTGTACTCGGTCCTCAACGGCGGCACGTTCGAGGGCGAGGTGGTGCTCTTCCCGCTGACCGCGGAGGGGGAGCGTCCCAGCGTGCAGGAGAAGACGCGGAAGATGTTGGTGGGGCTGCCGGTGGCCGGCGTGTGGCGCTTCGGCCTGAAGGGGCCGCACCGTCACCTCTTCGCGGCGCGCAAGTCGGCCATGATCGAGCAGGGGGACGGGGGCGGTCCGTTGCCGGAGTGGGTTCAGACGCTCGGGGACGACGACTGGCTCTTCGGCACCTGGGATGAAGAGCAGAAGGACATGCGCCTCTACCGTGCGCTGTCTCAGATGCTGCCCGTGCTGGTGCCGCCCGTGGAGCACGAGGATTTCGGAGACCGCACCTTCGCCCGGGCCATCGCCGCCGTGGAGGGCGCGCTGAGCGAGCTGACCAGCGAGGAGGCCGAGGGCGAGGAGGACGCGGCGGCCGAAGAGGACGTCCAGGACCTCCGGTACGAGTATGAGGAGGGCCAGGCCCCGGAGCTCCAGCAGCCCGCGGTGATGGCCGCCGAGCGCCGCGTGAAGAGCATCAAGAGGCCGCCCACGCGCAAAGCCGTCGTGAAGTCCGAGCCGCCCGCGAAGCAGACCGGGGAAGGACTCGAGACGCCCGCGGTGATTGCCGCGGAACGGCGCGTGAAGCACCTCACGGAGCAGGCCGCTTCGGAAGCCGAAGAGGAGGCGCCGCGCAAGAAGGCGGCGGCCCGGACTGCGGCGAGGAAGAGCACGGAGCAGGCTCCTGCTGCCGGCAAGGCCCCAGCGGCGGCCCAGAAGTCCGTTGCGAAGAAGGCTCCCGCGAAGAAGGTGGCTCAGCAGTCCGCCGCGAAGAAGGCTCCCGCGAAGAAGGTGGCCCAGAAGTCCGTTGCGAAGAAGGCTCCCGCGAAGAAGGCGGCCCCGGGCAAGGGGGCCGCGAAGAAGGCTCCCGCGAAGAAGGCCCTGGCCAAGAAGGCGGCGGCGAAGAAAGCTCCCGCCAAGAAGGCAGCGGCGAAGAAGGCCCCAGCCCAGAAGTCCGCTTCGAAGAAGAGCGCTGTGCAGAAGGCTTCGGCCAAGAAGGGCGCCGCGAAGAAGGCCCCGGCCAAGAAGGCCTCGGCCAAGAAGGCCCCCGCCAAGAAGGCGGGCGCCCGAAGAGGCTAA
- a CDS encoding CotH kinase family protein produces MRQRCGWWVVAMVGLLACGPDTFSVPPPDTSETGIDPLPEEPLHPELPTGPGTPDAGPSAPEGGTDAGPKLGEFPPVQTRVPQFELHIAPEDLAKLEAHPTSDETVPVVVVLDGQSAPGEVRYRGASTRTLPQKSFKIELAKGHDLDGRDHFNLLASWNDGGKLTEKFAVDLYTAMGLPVPKAQYVRVSLNGQHNGLYVDMEHVGKEYLRDHGMERDASVYRCGHRNCEMTLQPGGNYQGDFEKKTNEDVSRADLDTFLAWVNRSDDAEFEAKLERFVNVEAYLGNLAMDALISNNIVEDSRSYWVHEHRKDQWTYVPWDLNNARMIYWRTWDETYPIISNRPPQAFTLYDAGVQSLWEQRQAERPSQRPTWSMLATRVWDRPALRERLLAKLELALAGPFSEAKANAHIDALWAVAKPELATDPYISPVHVARAQDSLKKYVRDRRAFLLKAMKTLRAQGSGALVIHEVNAGSSGYVELHNRGTTPVALENYELTPDLRGTPRYRLPALTLAPGQRVRIIADGNPAAGPEHMPFTLSRLGGEVGLFDARQVSPAGKPLVYAPADAVYYGPLPAGQVYGRKTRGSEDFERRPLSP; encoded by the coding sequence ATGCGTCAACGGTGCGGGTGGTGGGTGGTGGCGATGGTGGGGTTGCTGGCCTGTGGACCGGACACGTTCTCCGTCCCGCCGCCCGACACGAGCGAGACGGGCATCGATCCGCTCCCCGAGGAGCCCCTGCATCCCGAGCTTCCCACGGGCCCGGGCACCCCGGACGCGGGCCCCTCGGCCCCGGAGGGCGGCACCGACGCGGGCCCAAAGCTGGGCGAGTTTCCCCCCGTGCAGACGCGGGTGCCCCAGTTCGAGCTGCACATCGCCCCGGAGGACCTGGCCAAGCTGGAGGCCCACCCCACCTCCGATGAGACGGTGCCGGTGGTGGTGGTGCTCGATGGCCAGAGCGCCCCGGGCGAGGTCCGCTACCGCGGCGCGAGCACCCGCACGCTGCCCCAGAAGAGCTTCAAGATCGAACTGGCCAAGGGACATGACCTGGATGGCCGCGACCACTTCAACCTGCTGGCGAGCTGGAACGACGGCGGCAAGCTGACGGAGAAGTTCGCGGTGGACCTGTACACCGCGATGGGGCTTCCCGTGCCGAAGGCCCAGTACGTCCGGGTGAGCCTCAACGGCCAGCACAACGGGCTCTACGTGGACATGGAGCACGTGGGCAAAGAGTACCTGAGGGACCACGGCATGGAGCGCGATGCCTCCGTGTACCGCTGCGGCCACCGCAACTGCGAGATGACGCTCCAGCCCGGCGGCAACTACCAGGGCGACTTCGAGAAGAAGACCAACGAGGACGTCAGCCGCGCGGACCTCGACACGTTCCTCGCCTGGGTGAACCGCTCGGATGACGCCGAGTTCGAGGCGAAGCTGGAGCGCTTCGTGAACGTGGAGGCGTACCTGGGCAACCTCGCCATGGACGCGCTCATCTCCAACAACATCGTCGAGGACTCGCGCAGCTACTGGGTCCACGAGCACCGCAAGGACCAGTGGACGTACGTGCCGTGGGACCTGAACAACGCGCGGATGATCTACTGGCGCACGTGGGATGAGACGTACCCCATCATCTCCAACCGCCCGCCGCAGGCCTTCACGCTGTATGACGCCGGGGTGCAGAGCCTGTGGGAGCAGCGCCAGGCCGAGCGCCCCAGCCAGCGCCCCACCTGGAGCATGCTGGCCACGCGCGTGTGGGACCGGCCCGCGCTGCGGGAGCGGCTGCTCGCGAAGCTGGAGCTGGCGCTCGCGGGCCCCTTCTCGGAGGCCAAGGCGAATGCCCACATCGACGCGCTGTGGGCCGTGGCGAAGCCGGAGCTGGCCACGGACCCCTACATCTCGCCCGTCCACGTGGCGCGCGCCCAGGACTCGCTCAAGAAGTACGTGCGCGACCGCCGCGCCTTCCTCCTCAAGGCCATGAAGACGCTGAGGGCGCAGGGCTCCGGCGCGCTCGTCATCCACGAGGTGAACGCGGGCAGCTCGGGCTACGTGGAGCTGCACAACCGGGGCACCACCCCCGTGGCGCTGGAGAACTACGAGCTGACGCCGGACCTGCGCGGCACCCCGCGCTACCGGCTGCCCGCCCTCACCCTGGCGCCGGGCCAGCGCGTGCGCATCATCGCCGATGGCAACCCGGCAGCGGGCCCGGAGCACATGCCCTTCACGCTCTCGCGCCTGGGCGGCGAGGTGGGCCTCTTCGATGCCCGGCAGGTGTCCCCGGCCGGCAAGCCGCTCGTGTACGCGCCGGCCGATGCCGTCTACTATGGCCCCCTGCCCGCGGGGCAGGTGTATGGCCGCAAGACGCGCGGCAGCGAGGACTTCGAGCGCCGCCCGCTCTCGCCTTAG